The Anoxybacillus amylolyticus DNA segment TCAAAACGAGTAATAGACTGGGCAATGTCGTTTTGATCTTTATGCAAGACGTTAGCAATGACTTCATCTTTCAGCCATTTCCATAACCGTTCAATCGGGTTTAACTGTGGAGAATACGGTGGCAAATAGATAAAGTGAAATGCAGCGCCTTCGTCGCTATCGAGGAATGCTTGCACCATGTTGGCATGATGAATACGTGCATTGTCCAACACAAGCACGATGAATCGATCCGAATATTTCTCTTTCAACAGGCGCAAAAAGTCTAGGAACGTCTCGGCATTGGCGGATGAAGCACGATGAAATACAACATCGCCTTGTTGAACGTCGACCGCACCAAAAATGGACACATGGGCATGATGACCGTAACTCGGGATTTGTTTTTGCTTGCCTACTTCTGCCCATGTCGTACGAAGCGCTTGATAGGCACGAACATGTGTCTCATCTACATAAAACATGGTAACGTTCTCGGTGATTAGTTTTTTTTTATAAATTCGAGCTCCTTTTGAAAAGCAGCTTGACGCTCAGGGGCACCTTTCACCAGCTTGTAGGTTGGATGTGTCCACGATAAACGAAGACGATGTAACAACTTGCGAATGCCTTCACGTGACATAAACACACCATATGTTTGTTGGATGTAAGATTGCAAAATACGTGTGTTCCATGAGGAAGAAATGCCCCAACCGACATCAACGGGGGTGGTGGTTAACACAAGTTGTCTGAGTTCTTGTTGCTGTTCTTCGGTAAGAAACGGTACACGACCGGGTGGTAAGCGGCGATCGAGTAAATGATCGAGTCCTCCTTCGTTAAAGCGTGAGACGTAGAGGGCAACCGATTGACGGCATAGATTGACCATTTTCGCAACATCTTTTCCGAGATACCCTTCCATGACGAGACGAACGGCGGTAACCCGAACGCGAAGCGAAGCATCTTTGATTTTCCGTTCTTGTTTCCGAAGTGTTCGAGGGGTCCAGCCGTGATCATTTGTAATTTTAAGACGTTTCATGTCATTTCCGCTCCTTTTATACGTGGGTATTTAGGAGCAGTATAACCATAGAAAAAGGCGTTCATACAGAAGTCATTGCTTTAAAGTGCATGTATATAGTAAGGGGTTGTGGAAAAATATGCATATAGAATCATCACGGGGTGATCCGTCTTTTTTGTTTTTTTGGAATACAGAATATTCCGTCTTATTAGTGTGCTGGCATACCCTATTGAAACGCAGAAATCTTGACATTTAGGTAATGAAGTTTATGCAATGTTAGTGATTTAAATTAATTTGCAGAAACATAGGGAACGTAGTAATCATATCTTGGGGGTTAATCGTAGAAAGCATACGAATGTGGTTACATGGCTATAATAGAATTTCTGTCAAAGTGCGCGCGTCCAGATTTTTGTTCCGGACCTTTTCTATGAATCAGGAAAAATGACCGGGCATGCGGTATCAACGATTGCGGGGATGATCGAAACAGGCGGGTCTGAAGCTCTCGAAGTCGGTGGTGCATCATTGACAGCGACTGGAGAAGGAGTGTTTGTGGGAGTTCCCGCCATGGCGATGACCGGAGAGGGAATGGCCTACGGTCAAGCGGAAACAGCGTTAAGCTTTCACCGTTTGGTCAAAAACGCCGAAGAACTGTACCAGCGAATGAGCCGGGGCGAAGGCGTTTCGGGGAAAGCGGTTAAGGAGATGGACGAAGCTGAGGGGCTTGCTAAGGGGACGAAGAAAACTAGACCATCATGGAGACAATCTGAAATTGATGTAGGGAAAGAATATCCTGGTTATCGTGAACAAGTATCATTTAAAGATGGCAATGAAGTAAGTCATGGCACTAAAAATAGTTCGAGACCAGATTTTTATATCAACGGTCATAGTATAGAAGTTAAGAATTATAAAGTGACTACGTCTTCCCGAAGAAGTAACTTAATAACTGTAGTTGAGCAATTTCAATTACAATAATTACCATGTAAAAGAGACAAACAGGGTACCCCTTATGCCACGTGGAGCTGTTTTTTCACGGTATCAATGGGAATATTTTGTTTCGCTGCATGGTAAATGAACTCCACGAGGCTATGTCCTTTTCTCTTGCGCAGGAGATCGAGCCCATCCGAAAAATCGCTGTTAGACTCGAATAGGCTGTACACGTAAGCAAGCTGCACCAAGATCCAGTAACGTTTCACCGCTCGATGATGACGAACGCGGTACCCATCGAGTTTCAGCTGGTCTTTCGCTTGACGGAAAAAACATTCGATCGACCAACGCTCGGCATAGTAGCGCAAGATGTCTTCGTCGCTTAGCTCCCAATCGGTGCTCAAGACGCAATGAAGATGTTCCGGTGTCATCGGTTGATCGGCTTTCCAAA contains these protein-coding regions:
- a CDS encoding helix-turn-helix domain-containing protein, whose product is MKRLKITNDHGWTPRTLRKQERKIKDASLRVRVTAVRLVMEGYLGKDVAKMVNLCRQSVALYVSRFNEGGLDHLLDRRLPPGRVPFLTEEQQQELRQLVLTTTPVDVGWGISSSWNTRILQSYIQQTYGVFMSREGIRKLLHRLRLSWTHPTYKLVKGAPERQAAFQKELEFIKKN
- a CDS encoding IS630 family transposase, producing MFYVDETHVRAYQALRTTWAEVGKQKQIPSYGHHAHVSIFGAVDVQQGDVVFHRASSANAETFLDFLRLLKEKYSDRFIVLVLDNARIHHANMVQAFLDSDEGAAFHFIYLPPYSPQLNPIERLWKWLKDEVIANVLHKDQNDIAQSITRFEQYVLQHPDEVLRRIGCAA